In one window of Mytilus trossulus isolate FHL-02 chromosome 7, PNRI_Mtr1.1.1.hap1, whole genome shotgun sequence DNA:
- the LOC134724763 gene encoding uncharacterized protein LOC134724763, translating into MGAEESKGINYGLMGPTTVVANMNRQAQAARPWSLLHMCSVDQWKSGHAEAAGFSETTMSCNGVVFKDCSPTFCISRQGIINLNKSHSLFSFRRRNKFTKMAEHFEYNHIPAQLSSIQNFHVKSVLCYHESTVVLHLVRNMMTQFGVIDLETNKFLGVFGKKNVEFVNEALRGEISPDGTVCLIKIPSIKSDNNSAFVFQLFCLKKRELIREVTLPFHHSLFAFDPRFSSSRIAATSFLRGEDNSLSLVQTDSWSVLRTNPRVDDMHSSLNPHLKDIFFAKDGYLIFAIMVSSGAGCCCREKRARRMQPVDVCVYIFNADTTQTLHCIQYNRFICAIHSCPVNYLPIFSNCGSRMAIVLNDKETQYDHLQIYKLPTAGSLQNRCRIRILQQFQYPDIIQRLPLPTRLIQYLQFQPEFA; encoded by the exons ATGGGGGCAGAAGAAAGTAAAGGAATAAATTATGGCTTGATGGGGCCTACTACAGTGGTGGCCAACATGAACCGTCAAGCCCAAGCTGCCAGACCATGGTCTCTTTTACATATGTGTTCAGTGGACCAGTGGAAATCAGGGCATGCAG AGGCTGCTGGATTTTCAGAGACCACGATGTCATGCAATGGAGTTGTGTTCAAAGACTGTAGTCCAACATTTTGTATAAGCCGCCAGGGTATCATCAATCTTAACAAATCTCATTCACTGTTCAGTTTCCGTAGACGCAACAAGTTCACCAAGATGGCGGAACATTTTGAGTACAATCATATTCCTGCACAACTCTCATCCATTCAAAACTTTCATGTCAAAAGTGTTTTATGCTATCATGAGTCAACAGTCGTTCTTCATCTAGTCAGAAACATGATGACACAATTTGGTGTAATTGACTTGGAAACAAACAAATTCCTAGGCGTGTTTGGTAAAAAGAATGTTGAATTTGTGAATGAGGCCTTGAGAGGGGAGATAAGTCCTGATGGAACAGTGTGCCTGATTAAAATTCCAAGCATAAAATCAGACAATAACAGTGCATTTGTCTTCCAATTATTTTGTCTCAAGAAGAGAGAGCTGATAAGGGAGGTTACTCTGCCATTTCATCATAGTTTATTTGCATTTGATCCAAGATTCAGTTCATCTAGAATAGCTGCCACAAGTTTTCTACGAGGGGAGGATAATAGTTTAAGTTTGGTGCAGACAGATTCGTGGTCAGTGCTCCGTACAAATCCACGAGTTGACGATATGCATTCTAGTCTAAATCCACATTTGAAAGATATATTCTTTGCCAAAGATGGCTACCTAATCTTTGCCATTATGGTTTCCAGTGGAGCAGGATGTTGTTGTCGTGAAAAAAGAGCACGGCGCATGCAGCCAGTTGATGTTTGCGTCTATATATTTAATGCTGACACAACACAAACACTTCATTGTATCCAATACAATCGCTTCATCTGTGCAATACATTCATGTCCCGTCAATTACCTGCCAATATTTTCAAACTGTGGAAGTCGAATGGCAATAGttttaaatgacaaagaaacacaatatGACCATTTACAGATATACAAACTACCGACTGCTGGCAGTCTACAGAACCGATGTCGTATCCGGATATTACAACAGTTCCAGTACCCTGATATTATACAGCGGTTACCATTGCCAACCAGACTGATTCAGTACCTTCAGTTTCAGCCAGAATTTGCATAG